The region CCAATACCGCGTCAACGGCCTGAACTACACCAAGACCGGCACCACGTTCGAATTGGGCCCGGACATCGCGACCACCACCAAAGCCATCTTTGGGCAACTGTCCTACGACATCGATGACTGGACCTTGCGTGGTGGCGTACGCCGCGAGTGGATCGAAAGCGAGGTTTCCGACAGCATCGCTTACGGCGAAATCGTCCAGACCGGCAATCGCGCGATACTGCCGGGTGGCACGCTCAAATACGACGACACCCTCTATAACCTCGGTGCGGTGTATCACCTGAGCGAAAACCAGGACGTGTTCGTCAACTTCAGCCAGGGCTTTTCCCTGCCGGATATCCAGCGTTTCCTGCGTGACGTGAACAGCAAGTACGACATTCAAAACCTGAATGCCCAAGCGCTGAAGGTCGACAGCTACGAGCTGGGCTGGCGCGGCAATTGGGACAAGTGGCTGGCCAGCGTCACGGCGTATGAAAACACCTCGGATGTCACCCAGTTCTATGACGCCAATGACCGTGTACTGCGCCTGATCAATCAGAAAGAGCGTGTGCGCGGCGTTGAAACCAGCCTGACGTACAACTTCACCGATCAATGGTCGGTAGGGGGTACTTACGCTTACGCCAAAGGCGAGACCCAGCAGAACGGTAAATGGATCGACCTGCCTGCCACACGCATCTCTCCCTCAAAGACCACCGCCTTTGTCGGCTACGACCGTGGTGACTACAGCCTGCGCCTGCAAGGTATGCGCCTGGCCGACTATGACGCCGCGTTCAAAGACAACAACGGCCGCGACATCAAAGGCTACACGCTGGCCGACCTATTGGGTTCGGTGAGGTTGCCGGTAGGTCGCCTCGAAGGTGCGGTGTACAACCTCACTAACCGCAACTACCAGAACATGTTCGCCCAGGCCAACGCGCGTGCACCGTACCCGAATGCCGAAGGTCGTACCTTCACCCTGAGTTACGCAGTGGACTGGTGAGCGGCTGACGCTACTGGTTAAAACACAAACCCCGCCTTTTGAGCGGGGTTTGTGTTTTCTGGCAGGGGCAAGCCCTTCACCACAGGGATGTTTTTTACAGCCTTACCACATCAGATCATCCGGGATCTGGTAGGCGGCGTACGGATCATCCTCATCCGGCACCTGGCTTTCGGTGAGGATGTTGAGCTGCACGATGCGCTCCGGTGCACGCTCCTGGATCTTCAACGCCGCCTCGCGCGGGATGACCTCATAACCGCCGCCGTGGTGCACGATCGCCAGGGAGCCGTTGCTGAGCTTGTTGCGCATCAACGTGTTGACCGACAGGCGCTTGACCTTCTTGTCGTCCACGAAGTTGTAGTAGTCCTCGGTGGTCAACTTGGGCAGGCGCGAGGTCTCGATCAGTTGCTTGACCTGGGCAGTGCGGGCCTTGGCTTCGGCTTTTTCCTGCTGCTGACGGTTCAGTTCCTGGTCACGCTTGACCTTCTCGGCCTGTGCCTCAGCGGCCAGGCGTGCCTGGGTGTCATCCACCTCGGCCTGGCCTTTGTGGACCAAGCGCTGCTGCTTCTGTTTCTCTTTGCCGACCTGCTTGGCCTGCTTTTGGTTGACCAGACCTGCTTTAAGCAACTGGTCGCGAAGGGAAATGCTCATGGTGCTTACTCACTTAGGCCACTGCTCAACCGCAGCTGGACAGATTCTTTTCCTGACGTTTGGCTTCGCCCCACAGGGCGTCCAACGCTTCGAGGGTGCAATCTTCTATGGATTGGTGCGTGTCGCGCAATGCCTGTTCGATAAATCGGAAACGTCGTTCGAACTTGGCATTGGCGCCACGCAGCGCAGTTTCCGGGTCAACCTTGAGGTGACGTGCCAGGTTGACTGCAGCAAACAGCAAGTCACCGACCTCATCGGCAATCGCCACCGAATCGTTATCCGCCATGGCTTCGAGCACTTCATCCAGCTCTTCGCGCACGTTGTCCACCACCGGCAACGCGGCAGGCCAGTCGAAACCGACCTGGCTGG is a window of Pseudomonas antarctica DNA encoding:
- a CDS encoding DUF2058 domain-containing protein; the protein is MSISLRDQLLKAGLVNQKQAKQVGKEKQKQQRLVHKGQAEVDDTQARLAAEAQAEKVKRDQELNRQQQEKAEAKARTAQVKQLIETSRLPKLTTEDYYNFVDDKKVKRLSVNTLMRNKLSNGSLAIVHHGGGYEVIPREAALKIQERAPERIVQLNILTESQVPDEDDPYAAYQIPDDLMW